In 'Nostoc azollae' 0708, the following are encoded in one genomic region:
- a CDS encoding M16 family metallopeptidase: MQNIDNSNSSIYRTVLPNAIVVLVVENQAADIIAGRIFVRAGSCYEHREKAGLAHLLSSVMTKGCDGLSSLEIAEKVESVGASLSTHAGTDYFLLSLKTVSADFADILTLSGLLLRSPTFPETQVELEKRLALQDIRSQKEQPFNLAFEQMRQAMYQKHPYSMSVLGTETTINSITRADLVEFHQTHFRPDNIVISIVGRITPQAALDLVGEVFGDWPQPPQLRPILDLPAISVKPKSCLKPLNTQQSVVMLGYMGPSVSAPGYAALKLLSTYLGNGLSSRLFVELREKRGLAYEVSAMFSTRLFPASFIVYMCTAPENTSIALQRLRQEVELLCTTELSTDELQTAKNKILGQYALGKQTNGQIAQIYGWYEILGLGIEFDQEFSELIKKVSSKLAMTAANRYLQEPYLSLVGQEEAITTAVS, from the coding sequence ATGCAAAATATAGATAATTCTAACTCCTCTATTTATCGCACTGTATTACCTAATGCCATTGTTGTTTTGGTGGTAGAAAACCAAGCTGCGGATATTATTGCAGGGCGGATTTTTGTGCGTGCTGGTAGTTGTTATGAACACCGGGAAAAAGCTGGTTTAGCACATTTGTTATCATCAGTAATGACAAAGGGTTGCGATGGTTTATCGAGTTTAGAAATTGCAGAAAAAGTGGAATCAGTAGGAGCAAGTTTAAGCACACATGCTGGTACAGATTACTTCTTACTGTCCTTGAAAACAGTGAGTGCCGATTTTGCAGATATTTTAACATTGTCAGGCTTGTTGTTGCGATCGCCCACATTTCCCGAAACCCAAGTAGAACTAGAAAAACGGTTAGCACTACAAGATATTCGCTCCCAAAAAGAGCAACCCTTTAACTTGGCTTTTGAACAAATGCGACAGGCCATGTACCAAAAACACCCATACTCAATGTCGGTCTTAGGTACAGAAACAACCATTAACAGCATCACTCGTGCAGACTTAGTAGAATTTCACCAAACCCATTTTCGTCCAGATAACATCGTTATTAGTATTGTAGGACGCATTACACCACAAGCAGCCTTAGACTTAGTAGGAGAAGTTTTTGGTGATTGGCCACAACCACCCCAACTACGTCCCATACTAGATTTACCAGCAATTTCTGTCAAACCCAAATCCTGCCTCAAACCCTTAAATACACAGCAATCAGTTGTCATGTTGGGCTACATGGGTCCCTCAGTCAGCGCCCCTGGATACGCAGCCCTGAAATTATTATCTACCTACTTAGGAAATGGGCTTTCTAGCCGCTTATTTGTAGAATTACGAGAAAAAAGAGGTTTAGCCTATGAAGTCTCTGCTATGTTCTCCACACGCCTCTTTCCCGCCTCATTTATAGTTTATATGTGTACTGCACCGGAAAATACCAGTATAGCCCTACAACGACTACGCCAAGAAGTAGAACTATTATGTACTACTGAACTATCAACCGACGAACTGCAAACAGCCAAGAATAAAATTTTGGGACAGTATGCATTGGGTAAACAAACTAACGGACAAATAGCTCAAATATACGGTTGGTATGAGATTTTAGGTTTAGGAATTGAATTTGACCAGGAATTTTCCGAACTCATTAAGAAAGTCAGTTCCAAGTTAGCAATGACAGCAGCTAATCGGTATTTACAAGAACCGTATTTATCTTTAGTTGGACAAGAGGAAGCGATTACAACAGCGGTAAGTTAG
- the thiD gene encoding bifunctional hydroxymethylpyrimidine kinase/phosphomethylpyrimidine kinase — translation MIKTNAKLIPVALTIAGSDSGGGAGIQTDLRTFAFHCVHGTSAITCVTAQNTVGVVRVDAMSKEAVIAQIRAVVEDIGVQAAKTGMLLNEEIITAVAREVTALEIDHLVVDPVMVSRTGAQLIDDDAVQTLCDELIPQAAIITPNRYEAQILSGLEIVSLEDMQTAAEIIFKKLGIKAVLVKGGVMSGSLRGVDVWFDGQRLETLTTQQIETKNTHGTGCTLSAAITANLALGKDLWTAVQQAKDYVTTALTYSLEIGKGQGPVGHFFPLLVKG, via the coding sequence ATGATAAAAACCAACGCCAAATTAATACCTGTGGCTTTAACTATTGCTGGTTCTGATAGCGGTGGTGGTGCGGGTATCCAAACAGATTTACGAACTTTTGCTTTTCACTGTGTTCACGGTACTAGTGCTATTACTTGCGTTACAGCCCAAAATACTGTGGGTGTGGTGCGGGTTGATGCGATGAGCAAAGAGGCTGTTATTGCCCAAATCCGGGCGGTGGTTGAGGATATTGGTGTCCAAGCTGCCAAAACGGGAATGTTGCTAAATGAGGAAATTATTACCGCTGTAGCGCGGGAAGTAACAGCTTTAGAAATTGATCATTTGGTAGTTGACCCAGTGATGGTATCACGGACGGGGGCGCAATTAATTGATGATGATGCTGTGCAAACTTTGTGTGATGAACTGATTCCCCAAGCAGCGATAATTACACCTAATCGTTATGAAGCACAGATTTTAAGCGGGTTAGAAATTGTGTCTTTAGAGGATATGCAAACAGCCGCAGAAATCATATTTAAGAAATTAGGAATTAAGGCTGTTTTGGTGAAGGGTGGGGTAATGTCTGGGAGTTTGCGTGGTGTAGATGTGTGGTTTGATGGTCAACGGTTGGAAACTTTGACGACGCAACAAATAGAAACGAAGAATACGCATGGTACTGGTTGTACTTTATCAGCTGCCATTACTGCTAATTTAGCTTTGGGTAAAGATTTGTGGACAGCAGTACAACAAGCTAAAGATTATGTGACAACTGCACTTACTTATTCGTTGGAAATTGGTAAGGGACAGGGACCTGTAGGGCATTTTTTCCCCTTGTTGGTAAAAGGCTGA
- the modA gene encoding molybdate ABC transporter substrate-binding protein gives MEKTFSTKRRRLMILIATALATVLIAISLPILTPTAVEAQLNTNLLISAAASLKDVLEEIKPLYQQSQPNVKISYNFGASGALEQQIEQGAPADIFISAAKKQVDALEQKNLLVPGTRTVIAKNRLVLVVPNNVSRVSSFYNLKDAKVEKIAIGEPRSVPAGQYAQQVLEKLKIWELVKPKLVYTNNVRQVLASVESGNADAGLVYVTDAKISKNAKVVVGADEKYHSAIIYPLAVIKRSKNPDLARNFSQFLSSDQAKGIFKKYAFILP, from the coding sequence ATGGAAAAAACTTTCTCAACGAAAAGAAGACGGTTAATGATATTAATTGCTACAGCACTAGCTACGGTGCTCATAGCAATTAGTTTACCAATCCTGACTCCAACTGCTGTAGAAGCGCAGTTAAATACGAACTTACTGATATCTGCTGCGGCCAGTCTGAAAGATGTATTAGAAGAAATTAAGCCTCTCTACCAACAAAGTCAGCCAAACGTCAAAATTAGTTATAACTTTGGTGCTTCTGGTGCTTTGGAACAACAAATTGAACAAGGTGCGCCGGCGGATATTTTCATATCTGCGGCAAAAAAACAAGTTGATGCTTTAGAACAAAAAAATCTTTTAGTTCCCGGTACTCGTACTGTCATCGCTAAAAATCGCTTGGTTTTGGTTGTACCAAATAATGTTTCTCGTGTGAGTAGTTTTTATAATCTCAAAGATGCAAAAGTCGAAAAAATAGCTATTGGTGAACCTAGAAGCGTACCTGCTGGCCAATATGCACAACAAGTTCTGGAGAAATTAAAAATATGGGAATTGGTCAAACCAAAACTGGTTTATACTAATAATGTACGTCAAGTTTTAGCATCTGTAGAAAGTGGAAATGCTGACGCAGGATTAGTTTATGTTACTGATGCAAAAATCTCCAAAAATGCAAAAGTTGTAGTTGGGGCTGACGAAAAATATCACTCTGCCATTATTTATCCATTAGCAGTTATTAAACGCAGCAAAAACCCTGATCTAGCTAGGAATTTTTCTCAATTTTTATCTAGTGATCAAGCTAAGGGGATATTCAAAAAATATGCGTTTATTCTCCCTTAA
- the ilvD gene encoding dihydroxy-acid dehydratase, producing the protein MSENIKSKFITQGVQRSPNRAMLRAVGFQDADFNKAIVGIANGYSTITPCNMGINQLAQRAEMSLRNAGAMPQVFGTITISDGISMGTEGMKFSLVSREVIADSIETACTGQSMDGVLAIGGCDKNMPGAMLAIARMNIPAIFVYGGTIKPGHYDGKDLTVVSSFEAVGQHSAGKIDETELLEIERRACPGAGSCGGMFTANTMSSAFEAMGMSLPYSSTMAAEDAEKADSTEKSAFILVEAIRKQILPRQLITRKSIENAISVIMAVGGSTNAVLHFLAIARAAGVELTLDDFETIRARVPVLCDLKPSGRYVATDLHKAGGIPQVMKILLVRDLLHGDCLTISGQTVAEVLADIPAEPSPKQNVIRPWDRPIYAQGHLAILKGNLGTEGAVAKITGVKKPIITGPARVFESEESCLDAILAGKIKAGDVIIIRYEGPKGGPGMREMLAPTSAIIGAGLGDSVGLITDGRFSGGTYGMVVGHVAPEAAVGGNIALVEEGDSITIDANSRLLQVNISDAELASRRANWQPRPPRYTKGVLAKYAKLVSSSSVGAVTDLDLFGN; encoded by the coding sequence ATGTCAGAAAATATTAAGAGTAAATTTATCACACAAGGGGTACAGCGATCGCCTAACCGGGCTATGTTGCGGGCTGTTGGTTTTCAAGATGCAGACTTCAACAAAGCCATAGTCGGTATTGCTAATGGTTACAGTACCATCACCCCCTGTAATATGGGGATTAACCAACTAGCACAAAGGGCAGAAATGAGCCTCAGAAATGCAGGTGCAATGCCCCAAGTTTTCGGCACAATTACCATCAGTGATGGGATTTCAATGGGAACAGAGGGGATGAAGTTCTCTCTGGTGTCACGGGAAGTGATCGCAGATTCCATTGAAACTGCATGTACTGGCCAAAGTATGGATGGTGTTCTGGCTATTGGTGGTTGTGACAAAAATATGCCAGGGGCAATGTTAGCAATCGCTCGCATGAATATCCCTGCTATCTTTGTTTATGGTGGCACAATCAAACCCGGACACTACGATGGCAAAGATTTAACCGTTGTTAGTTCCTTTGAAGCCGTCGGCCAACACAGCGCCGGCAAAATTGACGAAACCGAACTTTTAGAAATTGAACGCCGTGCTTGTCCTGGTGCTGGGTCCTGTGGTGGAATGTTCACAGCTAATACCATGTCTTCAGCCTTTGAAGCAATGGGAATGAGTTTACCTTATTCCTCAACCATGGCCGCAGAAGATGCCGAAAAAGCGGATAGCACAGAGAAATCCGCCTTTATCTTAGTCGAAGCCATCCGTAAGCAAATATTACCCCGGCAACTTATCACCCGGAAATCTATCGAAAATGCCATATCTGTAATTATGGCCGTTGGTGGTTCTACCAATGCAGTTTTACATTTTTTAGCGATCGCCCGCGCAGCTGGTGTAGAACTAACTTTAGACGACTTTGAAACCATCCGGGCCCGTGTTCCAGTTTTGTGCGATTTAAAACCCAGTGGTAGATACGTAGCCACAGACTTGCATAAAGCTGGTGGTATTCCTCAAGTCATGAAAATCTTATTAGTTCGTGATTTACTGCATGGTGACTGTCTAACTATCTCTGGTCAAACTGTAGCCGAAGTCTTAGCAGACATACCAGCAGAACCATCACCCAAGCAAAATGTAATTCGTCCTTGGGATCGTCCCATCTATGCACAAGGACATTTAGCTATTCTCAAAGGTAACTTAGGTACTGAAGGTGCAGTTGCTAAAATTACTGGTGTGAAAAAACCCATCATCACCGGGCCAGCGAGAGTATTTGAATCAGAAGAATCTTGCTTAGATGCAATTTTAGCAGGTAAGATTAAAGCAGGTGATGTGATCATCATCCGTTACGAAGGTCCAAAAGGTGGGCCTGGTATGCGGGAAATGTTGGCTCCCACCTCAGCAATTATTGGTGCGGGATTAGGTGATTCTGTGGGCTTAATTACGGATGGACGCTTTTCTGGCGGTACTTATGGGATGGTAGTTGGTCACGTCGCTCCAGAAGCTGCAGTCGGCGGTAATATTGCCTTGGTAGAAGAAGGTGATAGTATCACCATTGATGCTAATTCTCGATTATTACAAGTGAATATATCGGATGCAGAATTAGCTAGTCGTCGTGCTAACTGGCAACCGCGTCCACCACGTTATACAAAAGGGGTGCTGGCGAAATATGCCAAGTTGGTATCTTCTAGTAGTGTTGGTGCTGTTACAGACTTAGATTTGTTTGGTAATTAA
- a CDS encoding pentapeptide repeat-containing protein, with amino-acid sequence MKSQIISTAAFLLTISLPVTAQATNDDQIRQLLATKKCQNCQLINAGLALADLSGADLRGANLEGANLSRANLTGADLRSANLAGASLFGVNLSRAKLNEANLTGADLRNTYLMNIELTNANLNGANFQGAVGIPLQIAKPEEFYAWGVAAADKGNLKPAIDYFSQALALKPDYAGAYLSRGVASYQNLDRKNALEDAQMAAKLFEEQKNAEGVKTALAFILELKTPYGEKVTTGKPSFMDFVGSLGSILLQFLPF; translated from the coding sequence ATGAAAAGCCAAATTATTTCTACAGCAGCCTTTTTGCTTACTATTAGTTTGCCAGTAACCGCGCAAGCTACAAATGATGACCAGATAAGACAATTGTTAGCCACTAAAAAATGTCAAAACTGTCAACTGATTAATGCTGGTTTGGCTTTGGCTGACTTATCAGGGGCTGATTTGAGAGGTGCTAATCTTGAAGGTGCTAACCTCAGCCGTGCCAATTTGACAGGTGCTGATTTGCGGAGCGCAAACTTGGCTGGTGCTAGTTTATTTGGTGTTAATTTAAGTAGGGCTAAACTCAATGAAGCAAATCTCACGGGTGCTGATTTGAGAAATACTTATTTAATGAATATAGAATTGACTAACGCTAACCTCAATGGTGCTAACTTTCAAGGTGCAGTGGGTATACCTTTGCAAATTGCTAAACCAGAGGAATTTTATGCTTGGGGTGTAGCAGCGGCTGATAAAGGCAACCTCAAACCAGCTATTGATTATTTTAGTCAAGCGCTCGCACTTAAACCGGACTATGCAGGTGCATACTTATCCCGTGGTGTAGCTAGTTACCAAAACTTAGACAGAAAAAATGCCTTGGAAGATGCCCAAATGGCTGCAAAACTGTTTGAAGAACAAAAAAATGCTGAGGGAGTGAAAACAGCACTAGCTTTTATTCTGGAACTAAAAACACCTTATGGTGAAAAAGTTACTACTGGTAAACCCAGTTTTATGGATTTTGTTGGTAGTCTGGGTTCAATATTACTGCAATTTTTGCCTTTTTAG
- a CDS encoding cyclase family protein produces MTTLAGLQYDGYYLRRFSLGEHSATHINGPISFHSNGISIDEYSAQSLVVPAVVIDICKQAAANPDYLLTVADILAWEAEFGTISAENVLLLYTGSQTKWLDKNGFLNQDAGRNMQIPGFGNDATQFLTTERQIAQVGIDTDGVDSGQDNNLTTNRLVLAKQPIVLENLTNLEQLPPQGTTISFPSWSLVFSGCGVVLVLPLR; encoded by the coding sequence ATTACTACTCTTGCTGGACTCCAATATGATGGCTATTATCTGCGACGTTTTTCTTTAGGGGAACATAGTGCTACTCATATCAATGGCCCTATTAGTTTTCACAGTAACGGTATCAGCATTGACGAATACTCAGCCCAGTCGCTGGTAGTACCTGCGGTAGTCATAGATATCTGTAAACAAGCTGCAGCAAATCCTGATTATCTTTTAACTGTGGCTGATATTTTGGCATGGGAAGCAGAATTTGGGACTATTTCTGCTGAAAATGTCCTGCTACTTTATACGGGTTCGCAAACTAAATGGCTGGATAAAAACGGATTCTTAAACCAGGATGCAGGCCGAAATATGCAAATTCCAGGGTTTGGCAATGATGCCACCCAGTTTTTAACTACCGAAAGGCAAATTGCTCAAGTGGGAATTGATACAGACGGTGTAGATTCTGGACAAGATAATAATCTTACTACTAATCGTTTGGTCTTGGCAAAACAACCGATTGTCTTAGAAAACCTCACCAATTTAGAGCAACTACCGCCTCAAGGCACTACTATCTCTTTTCCTTCTTGGTCATTGGTATTCTCAGGTTGCGGGGTGGTTCTAGTTCTCCCGCTGCGGTAA
- a CDS encoding helix-turn-helix domain-containing protein codes for MTFKRQIREAEIRSYLAKGISKRSIAKLVDCSPSTLYDWLERKHLHKSHDKVCSNQPPSIFISTNGVTTAIPSCNNDLLFAARQN; via the coding sequence ATAACTTTCAAACGGCAAATAAGGGAAGCCGAAATTCGCAGTTATCTAGCTAAAGGCATCAGCAAACGCTCAATTGCTAAACTCGTCGATTGTTCACCTTCCACCCTCTACGACTGGTTAGAACGCAAACATCTCCACAAGAGCCACGATAAAGTTTGCTCAAACCAACCACCGTCAATCTTTATCTCAACAAATGGGGTTACGACCGCGATACCCTCCTGCAACAACGACCTGCTGTTCGCTGCCAGGCAGAATTAG
- a CDS encoding dynamin family protein, with product MEPDKLARFKEYGEFILRKIDSVPQRPSQQEDWVPTSLDDCLMGLREAAQKTLELATSPVKIGVMGEFSSGKSLLLGSLIGYADALPVSENPTTGNVTAIHIKPQESFVTTKLGNYAVEYLSHEGVNECLHFMLGEANRRATAAGLPSLQVSKIQTGKDISNWCEEAWKSSNNLELRYLLRELLLFLRAYQAYGEALCSKHYHIDAITAYEGLQLTEMPMAIQTLKFEDIPSAHIRLPSAPQILETQLLQNSFPLIRRVHLEVKICREIWDLTGAEEFVLLDFPGLGAANSGARDTFLSLRELAQVQTILVLLNGKSPGSDHANKIFTMMQQQRPGQDLKDLILVGVGRFDQLPLDSEGRERTLDFLIEDHPNAQPLQTDVVFQKLKVLQTIIDGADAFTTEKDRIVLLSPLLGLAELAKSSTTIKVGSEQFLANLDYPDYLDRSKRLQQKWGKLSERLLTTDPGNSLGRQLNYFAQDGGINKLRELIQNHVATHGLKQLYKDTRRSADVIRQQQEQLKDIIAEIHEQGIPTADNPALIQLSLAIESLEKTYRSVQKDLGKEPLKDRRGVVVSDVIKDELTFRILNWSQWTFLFNKSQNGTIAIAESKGAAGKLFDRGNRVNNSLPTKSDDFYPEFAKTVKQLEEFARERICQAVVDLLNKLAHQVVLEREKLQVILNPEMEEFIEDKFGVEAADLFYKLLLGCDPNQWKEAIILEINNQDKSISPEIMFPLARQDEKHTIGQIFDWSPDRNQISSRTANHQLFVLRLRDEITTSASLHLVQYVSEVNQQVNAELEGILDQIIPNLQNLSKKEELLRYIAAGDLPPELAISTWLEILTKIATINESDIYEYL from the coding sequence ATGGAACCAGACAAACTAGCCAGGTTTAAAGAGTACGGTGAGTTTATCCTCCGTAAAATTGACTCTGTACCCCAACGTCCTTCCCAACAAGAAGATTGGGTTCCGACCAGCCTTGATGATTGTCTTATGGGCTTAAGAGAGGCTGCACAGAAGACTTTAGAACTGGCTACTTCACCCGTAAAAATCGGTGTGATGGGTGAATTTAGTAGCGGTAAGAGTTTGCTACTGGGTAGTTTAATTGGTTATGCAGATGCTTTGCCAGTGAGTGAAAATCCTACAACTGGAAATGTCACCGCTATTCATATTAAACCACAGGAGAGTTTTGTTACCACTAAGCTAGGTAATTATGCAGTAGAGTATTTATCTCATGAAGGTGTGAATGAGTGTTTACACTTCATGTTAGGAGAAGCAAATCGTCGCGCTACAGCAGCCGGACTGCCATCTTTACAAGTATCTAAAATTCAAACTGGGAAAGATATTTCTAACTGGTGCGAAGAAGCCTGGAAAAGCTCAAATAATTTAGAATTACGCTATCTGTTGCGGGAGTTACTTTTATTCCTGCGGGCTTATCAAGCTTATGGTGAGGCCTTGTGTAGTAAGCATTATCACATTGATGCGATTACAGCCTATGAAGGGTTACAACTCACTGAAATGCCAATGGCGATTCAAACTCTTAAATTTGAGGATATACCATCGGCACATATTCGCTTACCCAGTGCGCCCCAAATACTGGAAACTCAATTACTACAAAATAGTTTTCCCTTGATTCGTCGAGTTCATCTTGAAGTAAAAATATGCAGAGAAATTTGGGATTTAACTGGTGCAGAAGAATTTGTACTGTTAGATTTTCCTGGCTTGGGTGCAGCTAATTCTGGGGCAAGAGACACTTTTTTATCATTGCGAGAATTGGCACAAGTACAGACAATTTTAGTATTGCTGAATGGTAAATCACCGGGGAGCGATCACGCTAACAAAATTTTCACCATGATGCAACAGCAACGACCAGGACAAGATTTAAAAGATTTAATTCTTGTTGGTGTGGGACGCTTTGATCAATTACCTTTAGACAGTGAAGGTAGAGAAAGAACTCTTGATTTCTTAATTGAGGATCATCCCAATGCTCAACCTTTACAAACAGATGTAGTTTTTCAGAAGTTGAAAGTTCTGCAAACCATTATTGATGGTGCAGATGCTTTTACAACCGAAAAAGACCGCATTGTTTTATTATCTCCATTGTTAGGATTAGCTGAATTAGCAAAAAGTTCTACTACCATTAAAGTCGGTTCAGAGCAGTTCCTCGCTAATCTAGATTATCCTGATTATCTAGATCGCTCCAAACGATTACAACAGAAATGGGGTAAATTAAGCGAACGTTTACTAACAACAGACCCTGGTAATTCGCTGGGTAGACAATTAAATTACTTTGCTCAAGATGGTGGTATTAATAAACTGCGAGAATTAATTCAAAATCATGTTGCTACTCACGGTTTAAAGCAATTATATAAAGATACTCGGAGGTCGGCTGATGTTATTCGTCAACAACAGGAACAACTAAAAGATATCATAGCTGAAATTCATGAACAAGGTATACCTACAGCAGATAATCCAGCTTTAATTCAATTGAGCTTAGCAATTGAGAGCTTAGAGAAAACCTACAGAAGCGTTCAAAAAGATTTGGGTAAAGAACCACTTAAAGACCGACGTGGTGTGGTTGTCAGTGATGTAATTAAAGATGAACTGACTTTTAGAATTCTCAATTGGAGTCAGTGGACTTTTTTATTTAATAAATCCCAAAATGGTACGATTGCTATAGCAGAATCTAAAGGTGCAGCCGGAAAATTATTTGACCGAGGGAATAGAGTTAATAACTCTCTACCGACCAAGAGTGATGACTTTTATCCAGAGTTTGCCAAAACCGTTAAACAACTAGAAGAATTTGCCCGCGAGCGCATTTGCCAAGCAGTGGTAGACCTGTTAAATAAATTAGCCCATCAAGTAGTTCTAGAACGGGAAAAATTACAGGTGATTCTCAACCCAGAAATGGAAGAATTTATTGAAGATAAATTTGGTGTAGAAGCAGCAGACTTATTTTATAAACTCCTCTTGGGATGTGACCCCAACCAATGGAAAGAAGCGATTATCTTAGAAATCAACAACCAAGATAAATCAATTTCTCCAGAAATCATGTTTCCCCTGGCACGACAAGACGAAAAACACACCATTGGGCAAATATTTGATTGGTCTCCTGACAGAAATCAAATTTCATCTCGTACTGCTAATCATCAACTTTTTGTCTTGCGGTTGCGAGATGAAATAACAACTAGTGCCAGTCTTCACCTTGTCCAATATGTCAGCGAAGTTAATCAACAAGTGAATGCAGAATTAGAAGGAATTTTAGATCAAATAATTCCTAATTTGCAAAACCTCTCTAAAAAAGAAGAGCTACTCAGATACATTGCTGCTGGAGACTTACCCCCAGAGTTAGCAATTTCCACTTGGTTAGAGATTCTTACTAAGATCGCCACAATTAACGAAAGTGATATTTATGAGTATCTTTAA